TTTGAGATCCAAGAATAGTTGGAGATTTTTCAACTGACGCTAATACCACATTTATCTTTGCCCGTCTTAAAATATCACCAGAATTATGATCTCCATCTCTTCAGACCCATTTGCAATTGGAATAAGAACCTGTTTCCGATGTCAAATCAACCTCAATGTGTTATAATAGAACAGCCAACACTCCAGCAAAATATAGGTGAAGCCAATCATATCATTCCATGTAATGTCCATGGGATATGAGTATGACTGGAATTCCCTAGAGGACTAGATATAATAAAAAACAGCAATCCAGCATTTGAGGAGGAACAGAGAGATCAATTACATTAAGTATAGCAGACCAAATTGTACagtaatttactctgatgtagttGATTTTTAAAGATAAAAAATTGCCTAGATTCAAATTATATTTTCATTTAAGCATGATGCCCTCCACATTGTGACATAAAATCCTTGGTAAAGGATGAACCCATGTATAAGATGATGAAGCATGCAGTTTTAAAGGTGACTTACCTCAGGATTACGATCAACAGACCACTCAAATTCATTGACTTCTGCACTCCTTTCAAGATCGTCGTGAGTTTGTGCCATCTATAGGGTAATATACAAAATAACCATCAGCATTGATAAACAAAAACTGAGTAGTTTGAGTAGATAGTAGGCGTGAACAAACTGAATTTAAGGGGAGAAAACAAGAATGAAAAGGACGAATTATGTGTCTTAGATTTTATTAATTTAAGCTAACCCATCCGCAAGCCCGCTAAATGCCGCAATTGCAACCCAACAACCTAGACGGTTCTATGCGGGCCAGGCGGGCCAGCCCATGGATCCTGGTGGCGCCACACCCGCATCGGACCGCGTGGATGAACTGGTCAATGGGGGAAAATTGCAACGAGTGCCTTCTTCCTTTGGTGAGCCCCTTTTCAATCGGTCAATCCTAAGATATATCTTTAGAATCAATAGAAGAAAAATTTACAATGGCAACCTACTGTGTGATGAAAACCGTCAGTTAAAATAGCAGACTGTGTTAGTTTGATGAAGAGATACATCAGATTTCTAGGATCATGATCAAAATAATATGATTATGTGGTATTAATCTCTTATTGTAGGCTCGTAActtggttttttttttctctttctttagtCTAAATACATAAGaggttgcatgtcatttcattaagagagAGCAAACTTAGGGTTTCTAAATTCTTTGGTTAGGTTATATCTTTGGCTAAATCTTGTCATGTTCGCCAGGTGCTCAAACAATATATTTCTATTGTTGGATCCTTCGGATAGGGCATCGGCATCTTGCTCTACATAAAATCCTTACTTTGCATAAAACTGTTGTAGGTTGGCAAGAACCGGATGAAAAGTACATTGATCCAACCTTTTTATAGCGACGGTGCCAAGAAAAGTCATCTAGACCCACATGTCGCACACATGATCACAAGATAACTAGATAAGCATACATCTATGATGACATAATATCGACACATCTTTATATCCACCCGAGCTTGGGTTCGACCTTGCGTGAACACCACGTTAGCTCTCGTCACTACGAGATTGCACAATAAACATGTGCCCTTTGCATATCAATTTAGCCTATCTTATTGTTCTATCCTCTAGCTAGTTTTATCTCTCCCCTGTCATGTAGGGTATGCTGTATCGTGTCCACAACGTATAAGTATCATGTCCGCACGTATAAAAAGATTTTTTTAGAAGCAAATTGGGAAATAAGTAGTTTAGATGTGGTATTAAGAGGGATTATCTTTTTATATTGGCAATAGGCTTACGTCTGTGttactatattttttttaaacaatTTACACTTCaaatatacagcctgttcggctgggactgaaacgatcgtatacaatcgtggattattactgctagctggtttggtgtgagagaaaaatactgttctgaaaatttacgatcatttacaaaACCAAGCGAACGAGCTGATACTAGCTTTCACTGTGGGAATCATATAGGAGTGATTGGTTACTTGCACTAGTCCTTAGTCTACACTATGCTTTATGTAGCAAAATCCAAGCCAAATATATGCATGTTTGCCACATAAAAGTTTTGTTTGGTAAAATTTTTGCTTAGTTGCAAACATCATGTTGCATGTTTGTCACATACTCATGTTTAGTAGTGTTGGATGGTGGTGGGAAGGGAGGAGATTCCATTTTTTTTTTGGCCCATCGGTTTTTTGCAAATCTTCATTGTCTAATAACAAATTTGACGTGCTATCTAATTCAGGTTGAGCACTATATAAATCTGCATAAGGATCTCTGCAGTAACTAAACATGAATAAATTGTACTACACAAAGCCGaatgtaagggggtgtttggttgctcctcctaaactttagtcgatgtcccatcggatgtttgacacatgcgtggagtattaaatatagactaattacgaaactaattgcatagtttgcgactaattttacgagacgaatcttttaagcctaattagtccatgatttgacaatgtggtgctacagtaaatatgtgctaatgacgaattaattagactTGATAAATTTATCTCGTGGAAGTACCGGcgggattctgtaatttgtttttttattagtatccaaataccCTATACAACATCATCACgtaacacctcctaaattttattTACTAGATCAAACACCTGAGTTAATACAATCAATTAAAGGCAACCGTATCTTATATTAACTGCATGATGTGAGACAAATTAAACTATTAATAAAGATTAGAATTGATGTGATCCAACGTTTGTAGTAACGGTCACGGCTCACCACCCCGACCTGCCAAAATAAACTATTCGCAGCATCTTTGATCTGTACTACACCGCATGTGTGTCGTACCTCGTCGTTACATCGTGGAGCAGCCTTTCGCTTCGAGTTTGTCTACCTAACTATGTGTTTTAAGTAATTTTAACACATAGACCCTCGTTCAGCTGATCTGAAATTTAacttgtttgatttttttttagctgaaacagtatttttctctcacaacatttcagccagaacagtgttttcagccaggtttcagtcaagtttcagaccaacgaacgggGCCATAATTTTTTTTGCACTATaacattaagatccaacagcctgcACTCTACTTCTACCTCCGGCCTTCTTCTACCTTCAGACAATCATAAGATCACATATCCACAaatcacagatcacaagaaacattttttctatagaaggacaaatcatagattcgccgccgccaccgccgcaggTCGCGGTCGCTGCAGGTAGCCGCCGCCGGCGCCCAGGCTGCTCGCCTCCGCCTTTGCCTCGCTCGACGCTTCCTCCCAGGCTGCTAGTCGTCCGCTCGTCGGAGCCGCATCCGCTCACTCGCCGCGTCCGCTTGTCGGAGGCCGCGCCATGCTCGCCCGCCGTGTCCACTCGCGGAGCCGCGCCATGCTCGTCCGCCGTGTCCGCTCGCCCGCGCTGCGCGTTCACGTGCCGGTGTGCGCTCGCCCGACGGCCGCCGTGCTCGCTAGCTCGCGTGCTGGTGCTGGTTTCTCCGCTGCCGCGTGCGCTCGCCATGTGCGTGCTGGGCGTGGACGCCGGCGCCGACGccggtggtcaccggtgagaGATAAAAAAAATCCATATATTTTTAgtgctaaggccttgtttagttggcgaatttttttaggaaatggtactgtagcactttcgttgttatttgacaattagtgtcaaatcatagtctaattagacttaaaagattcgtctcgtaaatttcgtctaaactgtgtaattagttttattttttatttatatttaatgcttcatgcatgcgtcaagATTCAATATGACggaaaattttgaaaaattttgcaaaattttagaaactaaacgGACACTAAAACACACATATTTCTGTTCGCATCACTCCAAGGTCATGCGCGAGTTCCCATCCCGTTGCACATGCTGGCATAGTGGCATATGAACTCTCGGTTGGAAATGAGATTGGATGTCTACATTGTGTTGTGTTATTCTCAAAAATTTAACTGCCCGATTTTAGGTAGAGTTTTCGTACATATATTTGTATGGGTGAGTGTACGTGTGTTGGACGGCTTGTGTTATGTAATTCTAAAAATTTTAACTGCTCAATTTTTTTTACTGGTAGCTGGTAGTGGTACACTCAGTCTATTTATTTGTTGGTCCCACTGACAGCCGACTGCCGTTACGAAGCAAGAgagaggaagaaaaaaaaaagcaccCCATGCTACCCCAGATCTGGTTGGTACGATGCTTCCGTGAATGCGCctaccccgcgcgcctgcccacTGAGACCCACCTAGGACCAACTGATGCCTCGGCCCCATGCCGTCCTGGCCCACTCGCCGGCGGCACGGCCGCGGCGGCGCCAGCCGGGGTGGCAGCCTCGTGGGTGACTCCTGTTCTTGTCGGGGGTTAAAAAAAAAATGGCTGCCAACGGAGGCGCTGCCCACCACGTCTCGCGCTCTGATTGGCCCGACGTCGCAGCCACCGGTTCGAGCCTCGGTGCGCCGCCACGTAGTACTCCCTACGCCCCCCGCACTCCACTCTGCCTAGCCTAGGCCTTGTttcgtaagttttttcactcctCTATCGTATCAAATCTTTAAACATATGTATAAAGtgttaaatatagataaaaaaataattaattatatagtttaattataaattatgagacgaatcttttaagtctagttaaattatattagataataattattaaatacaaacgaaagttcTACCATatcaaatactgatttctaaccttAATGTAAACAAGGCCCTAGCGCTCCCTCCCACCGGATCCTCTGCGACCTGCGACAGGTGCAGCGTGGCAGTGGGTGTGCCGTGTGCGGGCGCGCAGAGGATCCGGGCGAGCTCGGCACTATACGTACGCACCGGCGCCGGGAGGGGACACCTGTCCCCCGCCGCACTCTGACCCCCGCCCCCCGCCGCGCGAGACGAGAGCGCCCGCACCAAGGCGAGCCGAGGCGGCGAGGCGAGTAGGCGAGCCGGACAGGTAGCGGTAGCGGTAGCGGCTGCCAGCGCCAGCCTCCGCCCACCcaaccccaccaccaccaccagtccaccaccaccaccactaagcCGAGGGCGGAGGAGACGCACAGCACAGTCCGGTCCCGTGCCTTCCAATTCGGTCGTCCCCACGCATCGATTGCGCCCGCGCACGCGCCCGGCACTTGGCGCTTTGCCGTCTTCGACCACCCGCAAGCAACCTATATAGCGCGCCGCGAATTCCGTCCGGCTTCCTCGTCGCCCGCCGCGTCGTCGCGCCGCAgtgagaggaggaggaggtcagGAGGGCGATGGATCTCAAGGACGGCGAGAGGAGGGGGGTGGCGGGGCCGGGCCCGCTGTCGAGGCAGGGGTCGATCTACTCGCTCACGTTCGACGAGTTCCAGAACACGCTCGGCGGGATGGGGGGAGGGCTCGGCAAGGACTTCGGCTCCATGAACATGGACGAGCTGCTGCGGAGCATCTGGACGGCCGAGGAGAGCCAGGCCATAGCATCGGCGTCGGCGTccgcggcgggggcgggggcgggggcggccgGCGACGGCGGGGCGGCGCTGCAGAGGCAGGAGTCTCTCACCCTGCCACGCACGCTCAGCGTCAAGACGGTGGACGAAATCTGGCGGGACTTCGTGCGGGAGGGGCCGCCGGGGACGGCGGCTGGCGGCGCGGAGCCGCAGCCCAACCGACAGCCGACCCTCGGGGAGATGACGCTGGAGGAGTTCCTGGTCAGGGCCGGGGTCGTCCGTGACAACCCTGCCgcggcagctgctgctgctgtccccGCGCAGCCGGTTGCTCCGCGGCCGATTCAGGCGGTAAATAATGGCGCCTCCATCTTCTTCGGCAACTTTGGGGGCGCCAATGACGCCGGGGCTGGAGCGATGGGGTTTGCGCCGGTGGGGATCGGGGATCAGGCCATGGGTAACGGGCTGATGCCTGGGGTGGCTGGGATGGCAGGTGGTGCTGTCACTGTGAGTCCGGTGGATACGTCGGTGGCCCAGCTGGATTCTATGGGCAAGGGGAATGGGGATCTGTCATCGCTGATGGCTCCAGTGCCATACCCCTTTGAGGGAGTGATAAGGGGAAGGAGGAGCGGTGCGGGTGTGGAGAAGGTCGTGGAGCGGCGGCAGAGGAGGATGATCAAGAACAGGGAGTCTGCAGCTAGATCCCGTGCCCGTAAGCAGGTCACACCCTTGTCCTGAATTCTTGCATGTGTTGTATAAGTAGTACTAGCTATTTCCTATTGCAAGTTGCTGTTCTAAGATTCTGTATTACAAATTCTGGTAAATCAGCACATTGGCCTTGTATGCCCTGTCGAAAACGATGGATATTTGATAAGGTAGTAAGATAGAGGCACATCTGGCCTAGCATATCACATATGCAACTTCAACACTTGACTTGTTGCTTATGTCTGTTATGACCTGTAGGCTTATACAATGGAGTTGGAAGCTGAAGTTCAGAAACTGAAGGAACAAAACGCAGAGTTGCAGAAGAAGCAGGTATATACCATGCTGTACCATTTCTATACAGTTAAATAGTATTTTCTGTTACTTATCAGAAAGGGATTCTGATCGCATTTGCACGTCTGGCCCAATGCTAATTGCAGCAGTTATTTCACAGATTTTTGGTAAAataacatgtttagttctttagtAAAGTATTTACAGTGATTTTTCCTAAAGGGTTGGAGGTTGGGTACAGAGGATTGTTCGCTTTGAATAGTTCTActtttaaaaagctaaattccttGGTGAAGTACGTTTGAACAAGTGTTGTGTAGGATCTCTCTGAaacaattctttttttttttgctgatttTCACAATTGATATGAACACGAAtaaattgaagaaaaacttgAGAATATAAAATCGTTTTAAGAATTGAAGTGGATTTTTTATTCAAATGATCAAACATTTTAAAAGAAGTAGCactctgaaaaaaaaaacagttgcaGAGCTGGGCTTTAACTGAAGAACTTAGTTACGAAGTGAGATTAAAACATGAAATTTCTCTTTAAATATATATAGATCTTGAACTTCAGTATCTCTTGGAGTTGGAATTCATTTTAGAACTTCAGCTATCATACAGTTTTATCGTGCTTTTTGTTGAACTTCTACATAGCTTTTAATTGTTAGCATGCTTTAAGGGCTGCACTTTCAATAGTACTTTGTCTGGAACAGTGGAACAACATGAGATTGCACATATGTGTCTTTGTTTCTCTTTCCACCAGGTAGACCTTGTCCCTTGTGTTCTGTCTACCGGCCCATCCCAATCCCAAATTGTTTTGCCTGAACTCCATCCATTTGAGTGAAGTAATAAAAAATGATGCACGGACCAACTTTTTGCCTCTTTAATATAATTTCAGAGAAGGGAAATATCGAGGGCCTATTTGGATAGGATCTGGGGCAAGTCCTCGAAatagggtgtgtgtgtgtgtgtgggggggggggggggggggggggggggggggggtgaagtcCTATTTTGATGGTCTTATTCTGTCCTCTAAAATAAATGGTCCACAATTGGTGGACGGTTTTGGATCAGGCACCCAGTGTGTCGAAGAGAGGTTTACGCTCGCTGATCATGCTTGTTTGCTGGGAAATTTGGAAGGAAAGGAATGCGAGGGTTTTTGAGCACAAAGAATCCACAAATGCGAGAGTGCTACAAAAGATTAAGGATGAGGCATGCCTGTGGGTCGCGGCGGGAGCAAAGCACCTTAAGTGACTACTCCAACATTTTTGAGTTTTTTTGCACTCTTACAATTTTTCATGTGCAgttttttttctttctgttttggcctggtgcaagcggtagagtcttaccgcctgtgaccggaaggtctcgggttcgagtcgcggtctcctcgcattgcacaggcgagggtaaggcttgccactgacacccttccccagaccccgcacagagcgggagctctctgcactgggtacgccctttcttTCTGTTTTGGCCTGCTAGCTTTGTTGTTGCTGTTGCAGCggctatttttctctctctctgtacAGTGCCTGTCAGGGCTTCCCTCCTTTTTAACATAACAGGCAGCTCTCCTGCCAGTTCGTTTAAAAAAATCCTCCAAAATAATCTCCCAAAGTAAAATGGACAAATCACCATTCACTGGTGCTGTTCTGCAAAGTTTGAACTATGGTGCTCTAATTACTAGTACTTGTTAATCGGGAATTTGGAATGAACATCAATTCTGAACATTGTTATGCCTTATTGAGTGTGGTAGATATATCTTTCAGTAAACATTCTTTGCCCTGCTGCAGCTACGTTCAAAATTCCTATCATTGTCATTCTTTATATGCATCTCTCTGTGGATGACATTAGCACAATATTGTCGGAGTTTCCTAATCTTGTTTGTTTTCTTGAATCGCAGGAAGAAATAATGGAGATGCAGAAAAACCAGGTAGATTTTTGTGTTAAACTTCCATTATTGATGTTCCTTTTTCATGGCACACTAAAGATGGATGCATTCCTGTTTTGAAATAGTGAATTTCAGTGTTTTCACTTATCCAATTGGAGAACTAATGGAAACTAGGTTGCTATGCTGATTTTTTTTCAATATAGATGCATTCTTCCTGACATTAGTTTAACTGATGTGGTGGATTTATGTTTGCTTGTCTATCGTTGGATTTTCCGTGCATATAGAAAATGGTGTAGCTGTTGTATTACAAGTTTTAAAAATATGAACTCCATaaaaaataatagtgtttgtccAGGAAGTTGTATATATAGACTGTTTTTGCCTTAATTGACCGAAGTCAATCAATGTAACTTCATTACTAACTGGAATCTATCAGGGAGAACAAGACCGGTTATACATTTTAAAGGGGGATAGATAACTTGTAACTAAAAAGTGATCGTAAGACCATAAGATATGCATTTTAAAGGGGGCTAGGAACAGCAGTTTGGACTAATACCTTTATGCAAGGAAATACCTTGTATAGTTGGCGGGACTGAGCCGCCTCAGTTGTTGTATTTGAAGAGGAGAAAAACACCTCATCAGTTGTTACACCATAGGTATACCAAGTACCTGAGAGGTGGCTGCCTTTTGTGAGCCTTATGAATTATCATGCAATTCACATTATCATTGAATTTCACATTTGTAAGGTACTGATAACTGAGACCCACATGTCATCCATATGT
This DNA window, taken from Miscanthus floridulus cultivar M001 chromosome 13, ASM1932011v1, whole genome shotgun sequence, encodes the following:
- the LOC136499151 gene encoding bZIP transcription factor TRAB1-like isoform X2, with protein sequence MDLKDGERRGVAGPGPLSRQGSIYSLTFDEFQNTLGGMGGGLGKDFGSMNMDELLRSIWTAEESQAIASASASAAGAGAGAAGDGGAALQRQESLTLPRTLSVKTVDEIWRDFVREGPPGTAAGGAEPQPNRQPTLGEMTLEEFLVRAGVVRDNPAAAAAAAVPAQPVAPRPIQAVNNGASIFFGNFGGANDAGAGAMGFAPVGIGDQAMGNGLMPGVAGMAGGAVTVSPVDTSVAQLDSMGKGNGDLSSLMAPVPYPFEGVIRGRRSGAGVEKVVERRQRRMIKNRESAARSRARKQAYTMELEAEVQKLKEQNAELQKKQEEIMEMQKNQVLEVISNPYAQKKRCLRRTLTVPW
- the LOC136499151 gene encoding bZIP transcription factor TRAB1-like isoform X1, whose translation is MDLKDGERRGVAGPGPLSRQGSIYSLTFDEFQNTLGGMGGGLGKDFGSMNMDELLRSIWTAEESQAIASASASAAGAGAGAAGDGGAALQRQESLTLPRTLSVKTVDEIWRDFVREGPPGTAAGGAEPQPNRQPTLGEMTLEEFLVRAGVVRDNPAAAAAAAVPAQPVAPRPIQAVNNGASIFFGNFGGANDAGAGAMGFAPVGIGDQAMGNGLMPGVAGMAGGAVTVSPVDTSVAQLDSMGKGNGDLSSLMAPVPYPFEGVIRGRRSGAGVEKVVERRQRRMIKNRESAARSRARKQAYTMELEAEVQKLKEQNAELQKKQAPSVSKRGLRSLIMLVCWEIWKERNARVFEHKESTNARVLQKIKDEACLWVAAGAKHLK